From Drosophila santomea strain STO CAGO 1482 chromosome 2R, Prin_Dsan_1.1, whole genome shotgun sequence:
TAGCTGGATAGCTGGTTGGCTGGAAGACTGTCTGACTGGCTGACGGGCTGACTGGGTGGATGCATAAATTATGATGGGAACTCGAGTGGGCCCCCATTGCAGAAATCAATTTCAGGCTTCGGCGGCAAAACAAAGCGATGCTGGGGAAAAATGCAAGAAACAGCCGAGCGGaggaaaacagaaacaaaatttataaaaatattttcatgcCTTGCAGctaaaatgttattaaagTCAATAACATAAAGCCGGGGACAATTTCTTTTGCCATCCTTTTCCCCGGCTGTGGGTGAAACTTtgtcaaataaaaatagcttacaaataaaaacaactcggggcgaaaaaataaaaaccatcGAAACGAAGAGGAACGGGACGAACCACTGACCAAGgcaatgtaataaaaataaataatggctttgacaaaaaataaacgatGGCTGCGAGAAagtttgaatatttatgagtTTTTTATGTGCCAACAAAGGAGGTGAGCCAAGAAAAGCCGAGTTGTAGGGTGAAAGCAAGTTCcaataaatggaaaatgtagaaattaaaattatgttcAATTTGAATTCATATAATTTGATAGCCTTTCAGTTTAATTCATCGACTCATTCTAATGGTTCAACATAACTTGGTTAAAACGAATTGATTTaccatgtatgtatatattagCTTAAATCGAAAACTTGGCAATCGAAAACAGTGTGCTCTGCACTCTTAATCAAATTATCGAATCAAGTGTGCCACTAGGTGTAGTCGGACTCGGAGCttttatcgataaataatacaataaagTATTTTGGAAAGTCGCAATTTGAGTGCCACAAACGGGAAAATCAAGCGAAATGGACCCCATTCTGAAGACCCTTAGCCAGACCATGACTGTGGAGGCCATAGCGATGATCAAGGCCAAGCGACTGGCCATGAAGCAGTGCGTCGATGTGGCCGGCAGGCAGAGGAGGGCGCAGCAGCGGGAGAACGACCGCCAGGTGGGCGACGTGCAGGCGGACCTCTGCAAGCGGGCCATGGAGCGCGAGCGGCCGTTCCGCGTCttcgaggagcagctgctgggAGAGAGCGAGATGACCGCTGCTCAGGAGTACCTCCACCTCGTCTACGATTCCAAGAGGCGATGCATGCACTCCACGCCGAAGGAGTCTACCCCGATAGTCGTAAGGGAAGTGCCGATAGTACCGATAGTGCCGCCCCAGCCGGAGACCTGGACAGTGCCGCCTAGGGAAAAGTCCAAGTACAATCGCTATGGCCAGGAGAGATTCCtcaaggagcagcaggagttCGGCATCAATCCGCAGGGCAGCCACTTGGAGAGGGCCACGACCTTACGCGCCAGTCCAAAAACTGGGGAGCGCAAGAGAGCCCGATCTTTGAGTGTTCCTAGCCATCAGGGGGCCAAGAAAGCCATCAGTGGGTGTCGTCCCACGAATCCTCGCTCCCGAATGCCCATCATTGTGGTTCCGGCGGCACTGACGAGCCTGGTCACCCTGTACAATGccaaggagctgctgcaggagATGCGCTACGTGCCCCTGAAACAAGCCCACCGCCAGATGCACCATGGCCAGCATCTCGATGAGGTCATAGTCGAGCATCGATTTCAGGTGGGAATAAGGAAATTTTCATTATAAGTGCTTCGCTTATAGTTGTTGTTCGCTGTATATGCCTGCCATGGCTGGTTAGAATTTATAATAAGTGCATGCCTGGTCGCGGGATTAATTACCTttatgaaatgcaaatttcaggGCGAGCTGGTGAGCTACCGGGTCATCGACAACGTGACCCGCCTGACCCCCGGCGAGTGGGAGCGAGTGGCCGCGGTGTTCGCCATGGGACCCCACTGGCAATTCAAGGGCTGGCCGCAGGGCGCTGACCCCGCCGTCATCTTCCACCAGGTGTGCGCCTTCCATCTGCACTTCAAGGATACGCCGGTGTGCAAGGAGCTGTGCAACCTGCAGCTGCACCCCCTGGCCCTCTCGCCCAACGAGCGGCACTCGGACTGCGGCATCATGATGGAGTTCTGGAACAAACTGGACCACCACATGGCCGTCCGTGCCCGTCAGTTTGCGTTCATCAGGCAGAAGTAGGGTGCTTACTTTCTTGCTTACTTCCCCCCTGGCGCACATGCTCGTACTCGTATAGTGTATATAGATGCCAGATAAGCAGGGAAATCAATAAGTGAAATTGAATAAGCCAGAacaaaggacgaaggacaaaGACCcacaacacacgcacacacacacatacatggGGCGGCGCTGCGTTAATAAAAAGTGAGCGGGCGCATCAGAGAAATATATCACGTTTGTATAAAAATCATATGAAAACGTTGCGAAAACTGCAAACTTGGCAAGAAAATTAAGAGCACAAACAAGTcggaaaatgaggaaaattCGGATGGCAGCGGGCCGGGGGCGGGGAAACTTGGCACGCGTGAGACAAAAGCTAAATGACACACAAAGGAGCAGTTCagttgtgtgcgtgtgtggggCTGTACTTATGTAAGTCACTGTGCGTCCCACAAAACGTAAAGCTGTCAGCGGCATTCGGAGTGATGGCGAACACAGAAAAATGGGGTGGCGATAGAGCATGGGGTGCTATAAAAATCGCTGGGAAAATGACAATTTTTAtgcaccacacacacacacacatacacacggctgcacacacatgtgtgcgTAATGAAATAAACTAAGTGCCAAGACATTTGCATGTGGGTGTGAGCTAAGAAATGAAGCAATTGGCAGGCATTACAGGCAAATGCACTAAGCGTTTTAACTGCGGATATAGaacatttataaaacaataaatttagtTTCTCAAAGATCGATGGATTTGTGCTGGTTTTATGCTGAACTTACTTAGACACCCTCAAATAAacacatatatttaaaagCCTGAAGAATAATTCACCCAAGTGCCAAAGTAATCCAATAATCCAAAACTGCCTGCTCTAAGTggaagaaatataaaaaagtgTGTAATCCTACAAAACAATATAAATTGCTGGCTTCATCCCACTGCCTGCAAGTTTCTGGGTAAGTAGCTGCAGATTATGTACCAACTTACGCAACGCAGCCGGGAAAGCGGTAGGTCCTTTTCGTCCTTGCCAGTACCAATCGTCCTGCCTCCGTGGGCGTGGTCGTGTGTGGACAAATCGAGTTTCGCCACCAATATTcaattttataaattgaaGCAAAGTGAAAGCGAAAAAAGCAATGCGGAAAAGAAATTGAGTTCGTGCCAGCAAAATGTATTAAACCTACGTTTGCGAAAAGTGAGTTTTCCACACGAGCTTGACGGAAGGTTGATTCAAACGATAACATTTTGGATTACATCATCGTGAGCTTGAGATTGCGTAGTCCTGCATTTAAGGATATCTCTTAAGATGAGTTCTGCCCCTTTATAAAACGCATCTGTTTGCTAAAGTGGGCGTACAACTAATGCAAGGACAATAAATTAGCAAAATGGGTTGGCAATAAATCGCCGAAATTTGCATTCACAGAACCATTGCAATTTCCATTGACAAAGGCAACGAGTCTTCTCCTCAATTTCCCTTCAACGAATTGGACATAACTTACTTTGCATCCCCAACTGATATAAATCCACTGGCAGCGCTATTTTTCGGGATTAAGCACACATTTTTTGCAGTCGTAGTCAACAAGCTGAAGCCAATATTAATGAATTGACCACTTAACAAGATTCACTTCCCGAAAGAACTGAAAATTGAATCGATATCATCTGCTGTTGGCTTACAGTTGGCTTACAACTGATTACACACTGACTCGCACAAGTTTATGTTCAAGTGTCCGTTCACCCACTCGTGTGCCAcgtatatatagatatagatacgTGTGTATACATACAcctttattcatatataaattCTCCTACTTTGGGAAGGACAAAGTTTTTACTTCACACCCAAGCGAGATTCCAGATTCGAGAGCAGAGAGCTGAGAACCGAGAAGCACTTTGAGCGCCCATAAATCCCTCGATGGCTGtgaaaaagaacaacaaccaGCACAACTAAACTATGGCGAAAGTTTGCAGTTCAAATCAGTAAAAAGTCAACTTTAGCATCCGAAGAAGCCGAAGAAGGAGCGGGATGCCAGAAAGCCATGGCCCAAACGCGTTTGCCATATGGCAGGCGAAGCCAAGTGGGAAAATCAACGAAAACAACGAGGCAATcgcactgccactgccactggcacACAATCACACATGTCCACATGGCGATGACAGTGGGAAAAGCGCAGCGATGACAAGGACAACAAGGACGATGTCCGCCATCTTGTTTTGCCCAGTTTTGCCTTTGTGTTGGCCATTGCCTGTCAATTGGCAGGCGGCGTTGAATGCATTTCCGGTTCCGCTGCACTTTGTTTTGCTCCTCCTTTTTGGTAGTATACAAATGACGTTGAATAAGCATGCTTTGCACAGACTCAAGTTGCAGGAATATAAATCTGATTTAGAATTAATATGCAAGCCTTGAATTCCCCTCAAAGAAATTCCAAAAATTTAACCTCAACGCAAGGTTGACTGGTTGGGCGTAAATATTTCCTGGATATGTTGTGcgaatacaaataaatgtatttattttatttaatgaaatgaGATACCTCTGCGGGAGTATATGTGAAAGAAAGGAATATCATATTATCGGCAAAGGAAAAGGTGAAAGCTTGTTAATTGCAGGAAATATTATCCAAGTGGCTGGCTGGCACGCTGCctttatttgcattgcatGTGGCAGGTGGGGCACTTTCCTAGTGGCAGTGGCACcactcacacacccacacacccacacaaccATGCAAACATACATCCGGCCGGGAAATCCGATTTCCATGGGAAAACGTGGCTGCTCAACGGCGGTCAGCGTTTGCCTTGGTGCGCCCAACTTTCCAACTTGTGCCAATCAAACAAGTTCAATAACGGTAATTAACAGTAGAACGCAAATGCAGTTGCACTTGCTACTGCAATACGGCAATACTGCAAAACGGCAATACCAGTGGCAAAAAGGCgttgggtgggtgggtgcACTGCCTGCAATTTGCGAAAAGTTCAAAGCTATTAGCATGTCGATGCCTCAACCTGAGCGGATGTCCATGTCGTCGCACCGACTGCCGTTTTCCAGCGACAGAAGTTTTCCCATCCTCA
This genomic window contains:
- the LOC120444381 gene encoding parafibromin, whose product is MDPILKTLSQTMTVEAIAMIKAKRLAMKQCVDVAGRQRRAQQRENDRQVGDVQADLCKRAMERERPFRVFEEQLLGESEMTAAQEYLHLVYDSKRRCMHSTPKESTPIVVREVPIVPIVPPQPETWTVPPREKSKYNRYGQERFLKEQQEFGINPQGSHLERATTLRASPKTGERKRARSLSVPSHQGAKKAISGCRPTNPRSRMPIIVVPAALTSLVTLYNAKELLQEMRYVPLKQAHRQMHHGQHLDEVIVEHRFQGELVSYRVIDNVTRLTPGEWERVAAVFAMGPHWQFKGWPQGADPAVIFHQVCAFHLHFKDTPVCKELCNLQLHPLALSPNERHSDCGIMMEFWNKLDHHMAVRARQFAFIRQK